A DNA window from Acropora palmata chromosome 12, jaAcrPala1.3, whole genome shotgun sequence contains the following coding sequences:
- the LOC141859778 gene encoding uncharacterized protein LOC141859778 yields the protein MDDIKKTIEYLKKHMTTATQNGDRGQETAAYGNLGNACQSLGEYRKAIEYHKKHLKIAKEIGDRGGEGRAYGGLGNAYDSLSDYGKAIEYYEKHLKIAKEIRDRGGEGGTYGNLGRAYRSLGDYRKAIEYHEKHLKITIEIGDRGGEGRGYLNLGNAYQSLGDYGKAIEYHEKHLKIAIEIGDRGGEGRGYGSLGNSYQSLGDYRKAIEYHEKHLKIATEIGDRRGEGRTYGNLGNAYRSLGDYRKATKYHEKHLKIATEIGDRGGEGIAYGSLGNAYRSLGDYGKAIEYHEKHLKIAIEIGDQGGEGRGYGDLGNAYQSLSDYRKAIEYHEKHLTIATEIGDRCGEGAAYGSLGYAYQSLGDYRKAIEYHEKDLKIAIEIGDRGGEKRAYGNLGNACRSLGDYRKAFEYNEKHLKIAIEIGDRGGEGIAYGSLGNAYRSLGDYRKAIEYHEKYLQIAVDIGDQGGEGRAYESVGSAYGLLGDYPKAIEYHEKHLKIATEIGDQAGEGAAYQNIGVDFFCLEEIENAVDNFLSAVDVFNSLRSQLRSQDN from the coding sequence ATGGATGACATTAAAAAAACCATTGAGTACCTCAAAAAACATATGACGACTGCAACGCAAAATGGTGATCGGGGCCAAGAAacagcagcctatggaaatctcggtaatgcatgccagtcactgggtgagtATCGAAAAGCaattgagtatcataaaaaacatttaaaaattgcaaaagaaattggtgatcggggcggagaaggaagagcgtATGGAGGTCTCGGCaatgcttacgactcactgagtgactatggaaaagccattgagtattatgaaaaacatttgaaaattgcaaaagaaattcgtgatcggggcggagaaggaggaacttatggaaatctcggtagaGCTTACCGGTccctgggtgactatcgaaaagccattgagtatcatgaaaaacatttgaaaattacaatagaaattggtgatcggggcggagaaggaagaggctatttaaatctcggtaatgcttaccaatcactgggtgactatggaaaagccattgagtatcatgaaaaacatttgaaaattgcaatagaaattggtgatcggggcggagaaggaagaggctatggaagtctcggtaattcTTACCAATCACttggtgactatcgaaaagccattgagtatcatgaaaaacatttaaaaattgcaacagaaattggtgatcggcgcggagaaggaagaacctatggaaatctcggtaatgcttaccggtccctgggtgactatcgaaaagccactaagtatcatgaaaaacatctaaaaattgcaacagaaattggtgatcggggcggagaaggaatagcctatggaagtctcggtaatgcttaccgatcactgggtgactatggaaaagccattgagtatcatgaaaaacatttgaaaattgcaatagaaattggtgatcagggcggagaaggaagaggcTATGGagatctcggtaatgcttaccagtcactgagtgactatcgaaaagccattgagtatcatgaaaaacatttaacaattgcaacagaaattggtgatcggtgcggagaaggagcagcctatggaagtctcggttatgcttaccaatcactgggtgactatcgaaaagccattgagtatcatgaaaaagatttgaaaattgcaatagaaattggtgatcggggcggagaaaaaagagcctatggaaatctcggtaatgcttgccggtcactgggtgactatcgaaaagccttTGAGtataatgaaaaacatttgaaaattgcaatagaaattggtgatcggggcggagaaggaatagcctatggaagtctcggtaatgcttaccgatcactgggtgactatcgaaaagccattgagtatcatgaaaaatatttgcaaattgCAGTAGATATTGGTGATCAGGGCGGAGAAGGACGCGCCTATGAGAGTGTTGGTAGTGCTTACGGGTTGCTTGGTGACTATccaaaagccattgagtatcatgaaaaacatttaaaaattgcaacagaaattggtgatcaggccggagaaggagcagcttATCAGAACATTGGCGTTGACTTCTTCTGtcttgaagaaattgaaaacgcGGTGGATAATTTTCTTTCCGCTGTGGATGTCTTTAATTCTTTGAGATCTCAATTGAGGTCTCAAgataactga
- the LOC141860568 gene encoding uncharacterized protein LOC141860568 has protein sequence MSRSNNSENFGSDDSLHTPPRQQDRRTTIVPRGQDRPRVLVERNRTENRHARTRRDLQFDEGRGSDLEGTSLTISPPDSRSSSRLSYRIPSSTPINPPVSCTVDTERQFLQLQRQIATLTEKIDSLKESANLANHQRANTRREENLPKDMVACVHQIVKKLKEKDPPIEWTLNPANSFNDESNNEVSEAIERGVRATAAFKEANPVLLESAIKTYFKTLKARQKRATTRIRVEGQVIDKQTKSVVSSWRNQRGHIKLKARKEALMQSSYTAEKKRKLQEVLSIDYMSPEESVYEPDNSDEESIPKLEKLLRHKFEWRSDGLDREFQSLDRKADRARSQRAKRMMVPRQEGDIIPEARHSYPKNTPAWALAGVFRKGP, from the exons ATGAGCCGCTCGAACAATTCTGAGAATTTTGGGAGTGATGATTCGTTGCACACGCCGCCGAGACAGCAAGATCGTCGCACG ACGATTGTCCCACGAGGGCAAGACCGTCCACGCGTTTTGGTGGAAAGAAACCGAACAGAAAATCGACATGCCAGGACACGACGCGATTTGCAGTTTGACGAAGGTCGTGGTTCAGATTTAGAAGGAACCTCATTAACTATTTCGCCGCCAGATAGTCGTTCCAGTTCTCGACTATCATACAGGATTCCTAGTTCAACACCTATCAACCCGCCAGTTTCCTGCACTGTTGACACTGAGAGGCAGTTCCTCCAGCTACAACGCCAGATCGCAACGCTAACTGAAAAGATAGACTCTTTAAAAGAATCCGCCAATTTAGCTAATCACCAAAGAGCAAATACAAGGCGAGAAGAGAACCTTCCCAAGGACATGGTG GCCTGTGTCCACCAAATTGTGAAAAAGCTGAAGGAAAAAGATCCTCCAATTGAGTGGACTTTGAATCCTGCTAACAG ttttaatgaTGAATCCAATAATGAAGTAAGCGAAGCAATAGAGAGGGGAGTGAGGGCAACAGCGGCTTTTAAAGAAGCTAATCCTGTATTACTGGAAA GTGCAATAAAGACTTactttaaaacattaaaagcAAGACAGAAGAGAGCAACCACACGCATCAGAGTTGAGGGACAAGTAATAGATAAACAAACCAAGAGTGTAGTTTCTTCATGGAGAAATCAAAGGGGCCATATT AAACTCAAGGCACGCAAAGAAGCCCTCATGCAGAGTTCATACACGgctgaaaaaaagaggaaactaCAGGAGGTCCTGAGCATAGATTACATGTCACCAGAAGAGAGTGTGTATGAACCGGACAACTCAGATGAAGAATCAATCCCCAAACTTGAAAAGCTATTGCGACACAAGTTTGAGTGGAGATCAGATGGGTTAGATCGTGAGTTCCAGAGCCTGGACCGTAAGGCAGATAGGGCCAGGAGTCAACGAGCAAAAAGGATGATGGTACCGAGGCAGGAGGGTGACATCATTCCTGAGGCTCGTCATTCTTATCCGAAGAATACCCCAGCCTGGGCCCTTGCTGGTGTATTTCGGAAAGGACCATAA